The nucleotide window CCGCATGCGTGATGCCCTGCGCGAAGCCGCGTTTTTCTTTGGCGACCCAGCGCGCCATCGCGGAGGTCGCGGCGGGAAACGTCGCGCCTTCGCCGAAACCGAGCAGCACGCGCGCGGCCAGCAGCGAAACCAGGCCGCCTGCAAAACCCGTCAATAAGGTCGCGACGCCCCAGATGGCGCCGCAAAAAATCAGCGTGCGTTTGGCGCCGAAGCGATCACTGACCCATCCGCCGATGATCTGAAAGATCAGATACGGATATGCGAAGGCCGAGAACACCAGGCCGACTTCCGTATGCGAGAGATGGAATTCCTTGCCGAAACCCGCAGCCGCGGTGCTGACGTTGACGCGGTCGAGGTAGGTGATGAAGTACATGATGCATAGCATCACTAGAACGATACTGGTCGCACTGGTTACACGAAACCGCTTCATCGTCTCTCTCCATTGCATGTGTCGACGGCGCGCCTGAGATGGCGCGCTGCGTCGTTGCCCGGCAGCCGTTCGCGCCGCGGGACCATCGCATTTGTTCGGGGCCGCGTTCTGCGCGCGGCTTCGTGAGGGAAGTGCTCGCCGCCTTCCCTTCTCTGCGAGTCGTTGCTTGCGCCCGGTGCCTCAAGGGCACTTTCTTCAGGGCGTACTCAGGCGGCGGCTTTCAGACCCGACGCCTTCGTCGGCTGGCTCAACCACTCCATAGCGGCAGGCATGCCGCTTTCCTTGAGCGGCACACCCGCGAGCCGCAGGCCCATTTCGCAGCCGGCCAGCGTGGCCAGCAGCATCAGGTCGTTGCAGTCGCCCAGATGGCCGATGCGGAACATGCGGCCTTTCATCTTGCCGAGGCCCGTGCCGAGCGACATGTCGAAGCGTTCGTAGATCACCTTGCGCACCGCGTCGGCGTCGATGCCGTCGGGCATCATCACGCCTGTCAGCACTGGGCTATACACCGACGGATCCGCGCACTGAATCTCCAGGCCCCACGCACGCACCGCGCGGCGGGTCGCTTCGGCAAGACGTTCGTGACGGGCGAACACGTTGTCGAGCCCTTCGCCGAGAATCATCTCGAGTGCTTCGTTAAGTCCGTAAAGCAGGTTCGTGTTCGGCGTGTACGGCCAGTAGCCGGTCTTGTTCATCTCGACGATGTCAGCCCAGTCCCAGAAGCTGCGTGGCAGTTTTGCCTGCTTGCTGGCGGCCATGGCTTTCGGCGAGATCGCGTTGAAGCTGATGCCCGGCGGCAGCATCAAGCCTTTTTGCGAGCCCGAGACGGTGACGTCGACGCCCCACTCGTCGTGACGGTAGTCGGCGCAGGCGAGGCCCGAGATCGTGTCGACCAGCAGCAAGGCCGGGTGACCCGCGGCATCGATCGCGCGGCGCACGGCGGCAATGTCGGACGTCACGCCCGTGGAGGTTTCGTTGTGCACCACGCACACCGCCTTGATCGCGTGTTGCGTGTCGGCGCGCAGGCGCTCCTCGATCATTTGCGGCTGCACGCCGCGACGCCAGCCTTCAATACCCGGCAGGCCGAGGAATTCCGGCTTCAGCCCGAGGCTTTCCGCCATCTTTTTCCACAGCGTGGCGAAGTGGCCGGTTTCGAACATCAGCACGTGGTC belongs to Paraburkholderia sp. FT54 and includes:
- a CDS encoding aminotransferase class V-fold PLP-dependent enzyme, translated to MLKLDFHPAGRHFLQIPGPSPVPDRILRAMSYPTIDHRGPEFGELGLKVLDGIKKIFKTQQPVVIYPASGTGAWEAALSNTLSPGDHVLMFETGHFATLWKKMAESLGLKPEFLGLPGIEGWRRGVQPQMIEERLRADTQHAIKAVCVVHNETSTGVTSDIAAVRRAIDAAGHPALLLVDTISGLACADYRHDEWGVDVTVSGSQKGLMLPPGISFNAISPKAMAASKQAKLPRSFWDWADIVEMNKTGYWPYTPNTNLLYGLNEALEMILGEGLDNVFARHERLAEATRRAVRAWGLEIQCADPSVYSPVLTGVMMPDGIDADAVRKVIYERFDMSLGTGLGKMKGRMFRIGHLGDCNDLMLLATLAGCEMGLRLAGVPLKESGMPAAMEWLSQPTKASGLKAAA